A window from Deltaproteobacteria bacterium encodes these proteins:
- a CDS encoding DUF4421 family protein, which produces MFKKTVVLFAVTIAGSTAYTQESSGKFETPEDKFLIKPYIEVPGLNLEFRSRLSNGKLVNWTPNYRAQTGLGISYDGLIGVSASAKGELSREDELLKGRSEYQDFRFRFPWRRISIEVGYQKLRGFFAENTTDFDPGSTVYLKRPDLVLESKYASFTVTLKPDQYSLAAAFDQSERQTSSGGSWLGTLHIVENVFEDIGAVPLIPVGLQVYFPNEALVTKGRFLSATVGGGYGHLWSFGETWFAFSQILVGVGAQSGKSSDGTQEFSVSELAGNIKLDLGVGSNGKKYVSGILVSTDQTTNQTTETELGKRNILVHVFFGFRL; this is translated from the coding sequence ATGTTTAAAAAAACGGTCGTGTTGTTTGCAGTAACGATCGCGGGGTCCACCGCCTACACGCAAGAGAGCTCTGGCAAATTCGAAACTCCGGAAGATAAGTTTCTAATCAAGCCCTACATTGAAGTTCCAGGTCTTAACCTTGAGTTCAGATCTCGATTGTCGAACGGGAAGCTAGTCAATTGGACACCCAACTACAGAGCCCAAACTGGATTGGGAATCAGCTACGACGGCCTCATTGGGGTATCCGCTTCGGCAAAAGGGGAACTTTCTCGAGAAGATGAATTGCTCAAAGGACGCAGCGAGTACCAAGATTTTCGGTTTCGGTTCCCTTGGAGACGAATTTCGATCGAGGTCGGGTATCAAAAACTGCGCGGTTTTTTCGCAGAAAATACCACTGATTTTGACCCCGGCTCAACAGTCTATCTGAAGCGTCCAGACTTGGTGCTGGAAAGCAAATATGCAAGCTTCACAGTTACCCTCAAACCCGATCAATACAGTTTGGCCGCCGCGTTCGATCAAAGTGAGCGGCAAACGAGCTCGGGCGGAAGCTGGCTAGGCACACTTCACATCGTTGAAAACGTTTTCGAAGATATTGGAGCGGTGCCACTGATTCCGGTAGGCTTGCAAGTCTATTTCCCGAACGAAGCCCTCGTGACCAAGGGACGCTTTCTATCGGCTACCGTTGGTGGCGGCTATGGGCACCTGTGGAGCTTTGGTGAAACTTGGTTTGCTTTCAGTCAAATTTTGGTTGGCGTTGGTGCTCAATCTGGAAAATCCTCCGACGGGACCCAAGAATTTAGTGTTTCAGAGCTGGCCGGAAATATTAAACTCGATTTGGGCGTCGGCTCGAATGGGAAAAAATACGTTTCTGGGATTCTTGTTTCAACAGATCAGACTACTAACCAAACGACAGAAACCGAGCTTGGCAAACGCAATATCCTCGTACATGTTTTCTTTGGCTTCCGACTCTAG
- a CDS encoding alginate export family protein, producing the protein MILNFVLVLILAVFGIQVQAAEVSPGQISLKGSARLRYEDTQWYGSATNPLSFTRTAFYSLRIRPTVSFAVDDSLSLVLTPQFAKILGRDYSYAQTDSSGVVAYNEHFHMHEAYGKMKLASNFYFKAGRMIVSYGDQFVVAAGEWPLTGRSFDGFVFTFNSELADIDVFSMKVDSSANLIGADRDFSGFYSKWKTVPEFKALELYAMYESNMVSGANDSRNMFGTRVSAFFADAIDLGIEAASHSGVGTYSVDNDRHTMVVATAGYLFSEFAKLRIGYEFNQADQNWRDWYALLKGPLGRNEVVGRRNLTAHALRISFEPVENYKVRLDLWKYQRYSDSAPAYRPTDSVAVGTVAGSSSLEIGQAIDLAVTQKASDRIEYGIGATVFDQGAYLKDQFGDRQLTDFYAVANISF; encoded by the coding sequence ATGATTCTCAATTTCGTATTAGTTCTGATTCTTGCAGTTTTCGGAATCCAGGTACAGGCCGCGGAAGTTTCTCCAGGTCAGATAAGTCTCAAAGGCTCGGCCAGACTCAGGTACGAAGATACGCAGTGGTACGGATCGGCGACGAACCCACTATCTTTCACTCGAACGGCATTTTATTCTTTGCGAATTCGTCCAACGGTTTCGTTTGCGGTTGATGACTCTCTGTCGCTTGTCTTAACCCCACAATTTGCCAAGATTCTTGGTCGCGATTACTCTTATGCACAAACTGATTCTAGTGGTGTTGTTGCGTACAACGAGCATTTTCATATGCACGAAGCATACGGAAAAATGAAGCTTGCTTCCAATTTCTATTTCAAAGCCGGAAGGATGATAGTTAGCTATGGAGACCAGTTTGTTGTGGCAGCTGGCGAATGGCCACTCACGGGTCGCTCGTTTGATGGTTTTGTTTTCACATTCAACAGTGAACTGGCTGACATCGACGTATTTTCGATGAAAGTTGACTCTAGCGCGAATCTTATTGGGGCAGATCGAGATTTTTCGGGGTTCTACTCGAAGTGGAAAACGGTCCCCGAGTTTAAAGCACTGGAGCTTTATGCCATGTATGAGTCGAACATGGTTAGTGGTGCTAATGATTCACGGAATATGTTTGGCACCAGAGTCAGCGCCTTTTTCGCTGATGCAATCGACTTAGGTATAGAAGCTGCGTCTCATTCAGGAGTTGGTACTTATAGCGTCGACAACGATCGGCATACGATGGTGGTTGCAACGGCCGGATACCTATTTTCTGAGTTTGCAAAACTGCGAATTGGTTATGAATTCAATCAAGCCGATCAAAATTGGCGCGACTGGTACGCGCTTCTAAAAGGCCCGCTTGGACGAAACGAAGTGGTCGGAAGAAGGAACCTCACTGCCCACGCTTTACGAATTTCCTTTGAACCGGTGGAAAACTATAAAGTTCGTCTGGATTTGTGGAAGTACCAAAGGTATTCGGACAGCGCGCCCGCGTATCGCCCCACCGATTCGGTTGCGGTCGGAACTGTTGCAGGTTCTTCGTCGCTTGAGATCGGGCAGGCAATCGACTTAGCAGTGACGCAAAAAGCTTCCGATAGAATCGAGTATGGCATCGGCGCTACGGTATTTGATCAGGGCGCATATCTGAAGGACCAGTTTGGCGATCGTCAGCTCACAGACTTTTACGCAGTTGCAAATATCAGTTTTTAG
- a CDS encoding porin has protein sequence MISYGSDNNLDMSFSKADIARLTVSSCLFLLCFSPAGASTATAQGGETSLSVPDLSETSVTTSNGVRIESKDGLFSMRLGFRMQSRVSYDDMDGNSSTQDLVEMQTRRIRLRLNGHVLGPQLKYALQLGFSRGDQDWDTVAFPNVLRDANVTWEWAGGHSMIFGLRKLPGNRQRVNSSGSLEFVDRALTNATFNLDRDTGVQSWHKFGADQPAWLKLALTSGEGRNQKNSGTGLSTTARVEWLPAGSFKDDGDYFEGDLSFEPEARYSLGAVYNYNGSNSRTSGQNGSLLSGNATRNIETWILDGLWKRQGWSFSFEAFQRNAESPIVNSNQAIYAGRGLNLQVSHTFASNWAPALRWSIITPESVLRDVLDERTQATVGLTRYIKKHSIKVQGDVTHESVAERIGQASMKNMYYRLQLEVGI, from the coding sequence GTGATTTCATATGGATCTGATAACAACCTGGATATGTCATTTTCTAAAGCCGATATCGCACGCCTCACCGTTTCGAGTTGCTTGTTTCTACTCTGTTTCTCGCCGGCCGGCGCAAGCACAGCGACCGCTCAGGGGGGTGAAACATCGCTTTCCGTACCCGACTTATCTGAAACATCCGTAACGACCTCCAACGGGGTGCGAATTGAATCGAAGGATGGCTTGTTCTCGATGCGTCTCGGTTTCCGCATGCAATCTCGCGTCTCTTACGACGACATGGACGGGAATTCTTCGACTCAAGATCTCGTGGAAATGCAGACTCGACGTATACGACTTCGCTTGAACGGCCACGTGCTCGGCCCTCAATTGAAGTATGCTCTACAACTTGGATTTAGTCGTGGAGATCAAGATTGGGACACCGTCGCCTTCCCAAACGTTTTGCGAGACGCCAACGTCACGTGGGAATGGGCCGGAGGCCACAGCATGATCTTTGGTTTGCGGAAACTTCCTGGCAACCGTCAGAGGGTTAACTCATCCGGTTCGCTCGAATTTGTGGATCGAGCTTTGACCAATGCGACTTTTAATCTGGATCGCGATACGGGAGTTCAATCATGGCACAAGTTCGGCGCTGATCAGCCAGCGTGGCTGAAACTCGCACTAACAAGCGGTGAAGGACGAAATCAAAAAAATTCCGGTACTGGTTTATCAACCACAGCACGCGTAGAGTGGCTACCAGCAGGCAGCTTCAAGGACGATGGCGACTACTTCGAGGGTGATCTTTCATTTGAACCTGAGGCGCGATATTCGTTAGGTGCTGTTTACAACTATAACGGAAGTAACTCTCGAACCAGTGGACAGAACGGGTCGCTTCTTTCGGGAAACGCTACTCGAAACATCGAGACCTGGATTTTAGACGGTCTATGGAAACGGCAAGGTTGGTCCTTTTCATTTGAGGCGTTCCAACGAAACGCTGAAAGTCCGATCGTGAATTCAAATCAAGCCATCTATGCGGGGCGAGGTTTGAATCTCCAGGTGTCCCACACTTTTGCATCGAATTGGGCTCCAGCTTTGAGGTGGTCAATCATCACACCGGAGTCCGTCCTCCGAGACGTGCTCGATGAAAGGACTCAAGCGACAGTAGGACTTACGAGGTACATCAAGAAGCATAGCATAAAGGTTCAAGGTGACGTCACACATGAGTCAGTCGCGGAGCGAATTGGACAAGCGTCTATGAAGAACATGTACTACCGACTACAGCTAGAGGTGGGGATATGA
- a CDS encoding DUF2490 domain-containing protein: MWNEVFFNLNPISWNGNQSLDRNQFFLGLTRIFGDIQIELSYLSQFVPRSTHDTSEHTFAFYVFI, translated from the coding sequence GTGTGGAACGAAGTCTTCTTCAACCTTAATCCAATCAGTTGGAATGGAAATCAATCCCTCGATAGAAACCAATTTTTCCTCGGTCTAACTAGGATTTTCGGGGACATTCAGATCGAACTGAGTTACCTGAGCCAATTTGTACCTCGAAGTACGCATGATACCTCCGAACACACATTCGCTTTCTATGTTTTCATTTAA
- a CDS encoding phosphoribosyl-AMP cyclohydrolase: MMGSSVVSFSSTAAASSAAKSAVVVNTNVTEAEIQAAQEAWGKALIQIGKDFDAKGLKAATKTANEVLDAAYGYNMGVVLFKPTLTTGDQVFRTTKEGALAYFVGGNSKFPNDNGFANKAWQKYEFKNAGVFINGDLALTMGNVFLTDKKGQVTKVDKTWGFKRDDNGKLRIVLHHSSLPYKP; this comes from the coding sequence ATGATGGGTTCGTCGGTTGTGTCGTTTTCATCGACGGCAGCGGCGTCGAGTGCAGCGAAATCAGCTGTCGTCGTCAACACCAATGTCACGGAAGCTGAAATTCAAGCGGCCCAAGAAGCTTGGGGCAAAGCCCTGATTCAAATTGGTAAAGACTTTGATGCGAAGGGACTTAAGGCTGCAACAAAAACGGCAAACGAAGTCTTAGACGCGGCTTACGGATACAACATGGGCGTTGTTTTATTTAAGCCAACGTTGACGACTGGCGATCAAGTATTTCGCACAACGAAAGAAGGAGCTCTCGCGTACTTTGTGGGCGGAAACTCGAAGTTCCCTAATGACAATGGATTTGCCAACAAGGCATGGCAAAAGTATGAATTCAAGAATGCGGGTGTTTTCATCAACGGGGATCTTGCGTTGACGATGGGTAACGTATTCCTCACCGATAAAAAAGGTCAGGTAACGAAAGTTGATAAGACTTGGGGTTTTAAACGCGATGACAATGGGAAACTAAGAATAGTTCTTCACCATTCGTCACTTCCTTATAAACCATAA
- the katG gene encoding catalase/peroxidase HPI, whose protein sequence is MISASKEALANGKAGPADLTTMSNNFWWPERLDLAPLRQHAAESNPMGERFKYAEEFKKLDLKTVKADIEKVMKTSQDWWPADWGNYGPFFIRMAWHSAGTYRINDGRGGAGGGQQRFEPLNSWPDNANLDKARRLLWPVKQKYGAKLSWADLMVLTGNVAMESMGFKTYGFGGGRTDDWEADLVYWGSEKKMLESERYKGDRKLDKPLAAVQMGLIYVNPEGPNGNPDPLLAAKDIRETFGRMAMNDEETVALIAGGHTFGKGHGAKPPQKCVGAEPAAAGLEEQGFGWTNKCGTGKAGDTITSGLEGAWTAAPTAWTHQYLSNLYAFEWEKTKSPAGGTLWIPKGGKGKDLVPDAHDPKKRHAPIMYTTDLALRFDPEYGKITKRFLDNPKEFEVAFAKAWFKLTHRDMGPKARYVGSEIPKEDLIWQDPIPKLNHKVIGQGEIATLKSQISKSGLSNSELVRTAWAAAASFRGTDLRGGANGARLRLAPQKDWAVNNPSEIAKVLAKLEEIQKGFSKGGSKVSLADLIVLGGVTGIEQAAKAAGQTVKVPFTPGRMDASQEQTDVESFAVLEPKADGFRNYYSESAYLSPAEMLVDRANLLTLTVPEMTALVGGLRVLNANSGQTAHGVFTAKPGTLSNDFFVNLLDMSTKWQKSAKSAGVYEGLDRKTGAMKWTATPIDLLFGSHSELRALAEVYAAEDGNKKFLQDFVAAWNKVMMLDRF, encoded by the coding sequence ATGATCTCAGCTTCAAAAGAAGCTTTGGCAAATGGAAAAGCGGGTCCAGCAGATTTAACGACGATGTCGAATAACTTTTGGTGGCCTGAGCGTCTTGATTTGGCGCCGCTTCGCCAACATGCAGCTGAATCAAACCCAATGGGCGAGCGATTTAAGTATGCCGAAGAATTTAAAAAACTCGATTTGAAAACAGTGAAAGCTGATATCGAAAAAGTCATGAAGACATCGCAAGACTGGTGGCCGGCGGACTGGGGGAACTATGGTCCGTTTTTCATCCGTATGGCATGGCACAGTGCTGGAACTTACCGGATCAACGATGGTCGCGGTGGAGCCGGCGGCGGACAACAGCGATTCGAACCGTTGAATAGCTGGCCAGATAACGCGAACCTCGATAAAGCTCGCCGCCTTCTTTGGCCAGTGAAGCAAAAGTATGGTGCGAAGCTTTCTTGGGCCGACTTGATGGTTTTAACTGGCAATGTCGCGATGGAGTCGATGGGCTTTAAAACCTATGGTTTCGGCGGCGGCCGCACTGATGACTGGGAAGCGGATCTCGTTTACTGGGGATCAGAAAAGAAAATGTTGGAATCAGAACGCTACAAAGGTGATCGCAAGCTCGATAAACCGTTGGCGGCTGTGCAAATGGGTTTGATCTACGTGAATCCAGAAGGTCCAAACGGAAATCCAGATCCTTTGTTAGCGGCGAAAGATATTCGTGAAACTTTTGGTCGCATGGCCATGAATGACGAAGAGACTGTTGCGCTGATCGCCGGTGGACACACCTTCGGCAAAGGTCACGGCGCAAAACCACCACAAAAGTGTGTTGGTGCAGAACCAGCGGCAGCGGGACTTGAAGAACAGGGCTTCGGTTGGACAAATAAGTGCGGAACTGGAAAAGCGGGTGATACGATCACCAGTGGCTTAGAGGGTGCTTGGACGGCCGCGCCAACAGCATGGACACATCAATACCTTTCAAATCTCTATGCTTTTGAATGGGAAAAAACAAAGAGCCCAGCTGGTGGAACTCTGTGGATTCCCAAGGGTGGCAAGGGTAAGGATTTGGTTCCGGATGCACATGATCCGAAAAAGCGTCACGCACCGATCATGTACACCACCGATCTCGCACTTCGCTTTGATCCAGAGTACGGAAAAATCACAAAGCGTTTTCTCGATAATCCTAAAGAGTTCGAAGTCGCATTTGCCAAAGCTTGGTTCAAGCTGACTCACAGAGATATGGGTCCAAAAGCGCGTTACGTTGGAAGTGAAATTCCGAAAGAAGATCTGATCTGGCAAGATCCGATCCCTAAATTGAATCACAAAGTGATTGGTCAAGGCGAAATAGCAACCTTGAAAAGTCAGATTTCTAAATCGGGATTGTCGAATTCCGAACTCGTTCGTACAGCATGGGCCGCAGCGGCGTCATTCCGTGGAACAGATCTCCGCGGTGGAGCGAACGGCGCGCGCCTTCGTTTGGCTCCGCAAAAAGATTGGGCTGTTAACAACCCAAGCGAAATTGCGAAAGTCCTAGCGAAGCTTGAAGAAATTCAAAAAGGGTTCAGCAAAGGCGGAAGCAAAGTTTCGCTGGCAGACCTGATTGTTCTTGGTGGCGTCACTGGGATCGAACAAGCGGCAAAAGCTGCTGGTCAGACAGTGAAAGTTCCGTTTACGCCAGGCCGTATGGACGCTTCGCAAGAGCAAACAGATGTTGAATCATTCGCTGTGCTTGAGCCAAAGGCTGATGGCTTCCGCAACTACTACAGTGAATCGGCGTACCTTTCGCCGGCTGAGATGTTGGTCGATCGCGCTAATTTGCTGACACTGACAGTTCCAGAAATGACAGCTCTTGTCGGTGGACTCCGCGTTTTGAATGCGAACTCTGGTCAGACGGCACACGGAGTGTTCACTGCAAAGCCAGGCACGCTGAGTAACGATTTCTTCGTGAACCTTCTCGACATGTCGACCAAGTGGCAGAAATCTGCAAAATCGGCCGGCGTGTACGAGGGACTTGACCGGAAAACTGGAGCAATGAAATGGACGGCAACTCCGATCGATCTTCTGTTCGGTTCGCACTCTGAACTTCGCGCTTTGGCAGAAGTTTATGCTGCGGAAGACGGAAACAAAAAATTCCTGCAAGACTTTGTTGCCGCGTGGAACAAAGTCATGATGCTAGACCGATTCTAA
- a CDS encoding HAD-IC family P-type ATPase, with protein sequence MSTQIAWHSLQPDEAIKTLTSDLTHGLSHNEALERLKRFGPNELPQPKTRTLSSIFLHQFLSPLIYILLAAAGIAFFIGEPRDSVIILIVVILNAVVGAYQEGRAQQSLEALRRLSKLKTRLLREGQEQIVEAGRIVPGDILILSSGDAVPADARLVEASTIAVAEAAMTGESLPVFKSTQKLAENTPLADRQNMVFAGTHVTAGRGLAVVTATGVRNEIGKIAHLATTTLQPKTQLELRIQQFGRYLIFAATVIFFVVIGLGLLREIPMAQIIMIAISQMVSLVPEGLPVAMTIALAVGVQRMARRGTVVRRLSAVETLGATTVICTDKTGTLTRNEMAVTAIYLPAGQREIAVTGVGYAPKGYFTERGSNFIPNVDKTLAKLFEASALCNDAQLLGPDTSSTDWKMIGDPTEGALLTLAAKGGLDPASIRNQFPRMAELPFDSDSKMMATQHTIEGKNVVFIKGAPEVILAISDSFYQDGGTQPLGEIQRAELQAAAKKMADSALRLLALGFVNDAHLDGSKGFSALSGKVTLIALVGELDPPREEVAASVRECQLAGIRPVMVTGDHKATGLAIAAALGISRHGDLAIDGQELDLLSDEALADKIDRISVFARVHPAQKLRIVEAYQKKGNVVAMTGDGVNDAPALVKANVGVAMGITGTEVAKEAAKIVITDDNFATIVAAVSEGRLVYQNLKKVILYLLTTSVAEVLVLLAALVSGFAPPLAAVQILWINLVTEGLITVNLIMDPLEGDEMKRPPVASNIPILSKDMLKRMLFLTPLMASVTFGWYAYRTLGGADEALVRSETFTLLAICQWFNVLNIRSATRSAFDLKVLRNKWLIGGMLAGNVLQALVIFWSPLGDLFHTTPIEFHQIFVLGAVGSLVLFTEEIRKAIVRRINKDKMQK encoded by the coding sequence ATGAGTACTCAAATAGCCTGGCATTCGCTTCAACCTGATGAAGCCATCAAGACATTAACCTCAGATTTGACTCATGGTCTCTCGCACAACGAAGCACTGGAGCGCCTCAAGCGATTTGGGCCAAATGAATTGCCGCAACCCAAAACCAGAACTCTTTCTTCCATTTTTCTTCATCAATTCTTAAGCCCGCTCATTTACATCTTGCTTGCAGCGGCAGGCATCGCTTTTTTCATCGGCGAACCTCGCGACTCCGTGATTATTCTGATCGTTGTCATCTTAAACGCGGTCGTTGGTGCCTACCAAGAGGGACGTGCCCAACAATCCCTCGAAGCCCTACGACGATTGTCAAAACTGAAAACTCGACTTTTACGCGAGGGCCAAGAGCAGATCGTTGAAGCAGGTCGCATCGTGCCTGGTGATATCTTGATTCTCAGCTCTGGCGACGCGGTGCCAGCCGACGCCAGACTTGTTGAAGCCTCCACGATTGCCGTCGCGGAAGCTGCTATGACAGGCGAGTCACTCCCTGTTTTCAAGTCCACACAGAAACTAGCTGAAAACACACCTTTGGCAGATCGCCAGAACATGGTTTTCGCCGGTACTCATGTCACTGCCGGAAGAGGTCTCGCTGTCGTGACGGCAACAGGAGTAAGAAATGAAATCGGCAAGATTGCGCATCTTGCCACCACAACACTGCAGCCAAAAACTCAGCTTGAACTTCGAATCCAGCAGTTTGGCAGATATCTGATTTTTGCTGCAACGGTGATTTTTTTCGTCGTGATCGGGCTTGGACTTCTGCGTGAGATTCCGATGGCTCAGATCATCATGATTGCGATCAGCCAAATGGTTTCTTTGGTCCCAGAGGGGCTACCCGTGGCGATGACCATCGCACTTGCAGTTGGAGTTCAACGAATGGCCCGTAGAGGAACGGTTGTTCGGCGTCTTTCGGCCGTTGAAACTCTTGGCGCGACGACAGTTATTTGCACAGATAAAACCGGAACGCTCACGCGAAATGAAATGGCTGTCACCGCCATCTACTTGCCAGCAGGTCAGAGAGAAATCGCAGTGACAGGCGTTGGCTACGCCCCAAAAGGCTATTTCACAGAACGCGGCTCCAATTTCATACCTAACGTAGACAAAACTTTGGCGAAGCTCTTTGAGGCAAGCGCGCTGTGCAATGATGCTCAACTTCTTGGCCCTGATACTTCCAGCACTGATTGGAAAATGATTGGTGATCCAACAGAGGGGGCGCTTCTGACGCTCGCCGCAAAGGGCGGATTAGACCCGGCATCGATTCGGAATCAGTTTCCAAGAATGGCCGAACTTCCCTTCGACTCCGACAGTAAAATGATGGCTACTCAACATACCATCGAGGGAAAGAATGTCGTTTTTATAAAAGGTGCGCCCGAAGTTATTTTGGCCATCTCCGACTCTTTCTACCAAGATGGCGGCACTCAACCGCTGGGCGAAATCCAGCGAGCCGAATTGCAAGCGGCTGCGAAAAAAATGGCCGACTCCGCCTTGCGCCTTTTAGCACTCGGGTTTGTCAATGATGCCCACCTCGATGGCTCGAAGGGATTTTCGGCACTTTCCGGAAAGGTGACCCTTATAGCACTAGTCGGTGAACTCGATCCCCCACGAGAGGAAGTGGCCGCCTCCGTTCGCGAATGTCAGCTCGCTGGTATTCGGCCAGTTATGGTGACAGGTGATCACAAGGCAACAGGACTTGCCATCGCGGCGGCGCTTGGAATCAGTCGGCACGGCGATCTCGCAATCGATGGTCAAGAACTAGATCTCCTTTCCGATGAAGCGCTAGCTGATAAAATTGATCGCATCAGCGTATTCGCTAGAGTGCATCCAGCTCAGAAACTGCGAATCGTCGAAGCCTATCAAAAGAAAGGCAATGTCGTCGCCATGACCGGCGACGGCGTCAATGATGCTCCCGCTTTGGTAAAAGCGAATGTCGGCGTAGCAATGGGAATCACTGGAACTGAAGTGGCAAAAGAGGCCGCCAAAATTGTGATCACAGATGATAACTTTGCAACAATCGTTGCTGCCGTTTCCGAGGGGCGATTGGTCTACCAGAACCTGAAGAAGGTCATTCTCTACCTTCTCACGACTTCGGTCGCTGAGGTTCTGGTTCTACTTGCCGCGCTTGTAAGTGGTTTCGCTCCACCGCTCGCAGCGGTTCAGATCCTCTGGATCAATTTAGTTACTGAAGGACTCATCACCGTCAATCTCATCATGGACCCGCTGGAGGGAGACGAGATGAAGCGCCCCCCCGTCGCTTCCAATATTCCGATTTTATCAAAGGATATGCTTAAGAGAATGCTTTTTCTGACTCCACTCATGGCATCGGTGACGTTCGGTTGGTACGCTTATCGAACACTCGGCGGCGCTGACGAAGCCCTCGTGCGATCAGAAACATTCACGCTGCTTGCGATTTGCCAGTGGTTCAACGTTCTAAATATCAGATCCGCGACGAGGTCGGCCTTTGATCTGAAAGTTCTAAGAAACAAATGGCTGATCGGCGGAATGTTGGCAGGAAACGTTCTTCAGGCACTTGTAATTTTCTGGAGCCCTCTTGGAGATCTCTTTCACACGACGCCCATAGAATTCCATCAAATATTCGTCCTTGGGGCCGTTGGCAGCCTGGTTCTTTTTACCGAGGAAATCCGTAAAGCCATTGTTCGCAGAATCAATAAGGATAAAATGCAGAAATGA
- a CDS encoding MerR family transcriptional regulator, with the protein MDEIPDQLEFKIGTAADLVGVKPYVLRFWETEFDGLRPKKSRKGQRVYSRRDVETAMIIKKLLYEDRFSIEGARSRLRELRSKVKEERVHSEKTAQIQSVEVQKEVLSEALVDLYAIRDELSQFKTRIA; encoded by the coding sequence ATGGACGAGATCCCTGATCAGCTGGAATTTAAAATAGGAACTGCGGCCGATCTTGTCGGAGTGAAACCCTACGTTTTACGGTTCTGGGAAACTGAATTCGATGGCTTAAGGCCAAAGAAAAGTCGCAAGGGCCAGCGCGTGTATTCTCGTCGCGACGTCGAGACAGCGATGATTATCAAGAAGCTTCTCTACGAAGATCGATTTTCTATTGAGGGTGCTAGATCTCGACTTCGCGAACTTCGGTCGAAAGTAAAAGAAGAGCGCGTGCATAGCGAAAAAACAGCTCAGATTCAGTCGGTGGAAGTTCAAAAAGAAGTGCTGTCTGAAGCATTGGTTGATCTTTACGCGATCCGCGACGAACTATCACAGTTCAAAACGCGAATCGCCTAG
- a CDS encoding integration host factor subunit alpha has translation MAKDSTVEQGDHEDVGGRKGREVSRSTMTKADIVEKVYSKIGFSKKEASELVEMVFSTLKEVLHSGDKVKISGFGNFVVREKNERVGRNPQTGEQIKISARRVLTFRPSQVLKAMLNGEDLTGLKDED, from the coding sequence ATGGCGAAGGACAGTACAGTGGAACAAGGTGATCACGAAGACGTCGGGGGACGCAAAGGTCGCGAAGTCAGTCGTTCTACAATGACCAAGGCCGACATTGTTGAAAAGGTTTATTCCAAAATCGGTTTCTCGAAAAAAGAAGCTTCTGAGCTTGTTGAAATGGTCTTTTCGACGTTGAAAGAAGTGCTTCACAGTGGTGACAAGGTGAAGATATCAGGCTTTGGCAATTTTGTTGTTCGCGAAAAAAATGAGCGTGTTGGTCGCAACCCACAGACCGGTGAGCAAATTAAAATCAGCGCTCGCCGGGTTTTGACGTTTCGACCATCACAAGTATTAAAGGCCATGTTAAATGGCGAAGATCTGACAGGACTCAAAGACGAGGACTGA